From a single Poecilia reticulata strain Guanapo linkage group LG2, Guppy_female_1.0+MT, whole genome shotgun sequence genomic region:
- the dhrs12 gene encoding dehydrogenase/reductase SDR family member 12 — protein sequence MSIYRNAVWFVKGLQEYTKSGYEAAAKHFSPADLDVNLSDRCFMVTGANSGIGKATAQEIAKRGGTVHMVCRNKERAETAKGDIVAQSKNENIHVHIVDMSSARQVWEFAQSFSQNNKLHVLINNAGCMVNQRELTEEGLEKNFATNTLGTYILTTALIPTLKKVEDPRVITVSSGGMLTQKLNVDDLQFEKGTFDGTMAYAQNKRQQVILTERWASQHKEIHFSSMHPGWADTPAVQSSMPSFHAKMQSKLRTEAMGADTVVWLAVSPAAVKLPSGQFFQDRKPVATHLPLASSRSSPQEEEKLLAAMEEFAQKFKP from the exons ATGTCTATTTACAGGAATGCCGTCTGGTTCGTGAAAGGACTGCAGGAGTACACAAA gagcGGCTATGAAGCTGCAGCGAAGCATTTCTCTCCGGCCGACCTGGATGTAAACCTGAGCGACAGGTGCTTTATGGTCACAGGCGCCAACAGCGGGATAGGGAAAGCAACAGCACAGGAAATTGCCAAAAGAG GGGGAACTGTTCACATGGTTTGTCGAAACAAGGAAAGAGCAGAGACGGCCAAAGGAGACATTGTGGCGCAGAGTAAAAATGAG AACATTCACGTCCACATCGTGGACATGTCGAGTGCCAGGCAGGTGTGGGAGTTTGCGCAGAGCTTCTCTCAAAACAACAAGCTGCACGTGCTG ATCAATAACGCGGGCTGCATGGTCAACCAGAGGGAGCTAACGGAGGAGGGCTTGGAAAAGAACTTTGCCACAAACACGCTCG GTACCTACATTCTCACCACTGCACTGATTCCCACACTGAAGAAGGTGGAAGACCCGAGAGTG ATCACCGTGTCTTCGGGCGGTATGCTCACTCAGAAGCTCAACGTGGACGACCTCCAGTTTGAGAAGGGCACTTTCGACGGCACCATGGCGTACGCTCAGAATAAG AGACAACAGGTGATCCTCACAGAGAGGTGGGCTTCTCAGCACAAAGAGATCCACTTCTCCTCAATGCACCCCGGCTGGGCCGACACGCCGG CCGTGCAGTCCTCCATGCCTTCGTTTCACGCCAAGATGCAGTCCAAGCTGAGGACGGAGGCCATGGGGGCAGACACGGTGGTGTGGCTCGCCGTATCGCCTGCCGCCGTCAAGCTGCCRAGCGGGCAGTTCTTTCAAG ATCGTAAGCCGGTGGCGACGCACCTCCCCCTGGCCTCGTCCCGCTCCTCTccgcaggaggaggagaaactcCTGGCAGCGATGGAGGAGTTTGCCCAAAAGTTCAAACCTTAG